A part of Methanomassiliicoccales archaeon genomic DNA contains:
- the cbiG gene encoding cobalt-precorrin 5A hydrolase: MRTAVVHIKRPEEAAKVAKVLDADVLDYSEDVFEEMFDERKVIVAIMACGIVVRKISPLMKDKWSDPAVVVVSPDLRFAIPIAGGHHGGNETAKKLASIGVEPVITTATDALGKDSVEDIARRHGGSVVNTSSTVKVNASFLQGDVPVYRIAGPSVVLIDGGVSVIAGHGDHVVGIGCNRGTDADEIVQAVDASLLSKGLGRSDVLAYATTVKKYDEKGITDAARTLGGPLFFIDDDTINRQDVASRSKAAAIGLIGVAEPAALALAKRKELILERRAYGNVTVAIAR; encoded by the coding sequence ATGAGAACGGCCGTCGTCCATATCAAAAGGCCTGAGGAGGCTGCCAAGGTCGCAAAGGTATTGGACGCCGATGTGCTGGATTATTCTGAGGACGTTTTTGAGGAGATGTTCGATGAGCGCAAGGTGATCGTTGCCATCATGGCCTGCGGCATCGTGGTCCGCAAGATCTCCCCCTTGATGAAGGACAAATGGTCCGACCCCGCCGTGGTCGTGGTATCTCCAGACCTGCGCTTTGCCATCCCGATCGCAGGTGGCCATCACGGAGGGAACGAGACCGCCAAGAAGCTAGCATCCATAGGAGTAGAGCCAGTAATCACGACGGCGACGGATGCGCTCGGAAAGGACTCGGTGGAGGATATAGCGAGAAGGCATGGTGGCTCGGTGGTGAACACGTCCTCCACGGTCAAGGTCAACGCCTCTTTTCTGCAGGGCGATGTGCCCGTTTACAGGATCGCTGGACCGTCGGTCGTCCTTATCGACGGTGGGGTCTCGGTCATCGCCGGTCATGGCGACCATGTCGTCGGCATAGGTTGTAACAGAGGTACAGATGCCGACGAGATTGTCCAGGCGGTGGACGCATCCCTTTTATCGAAAGGACTTGGCAGGTCAGACGTGCTGGCGTATGCCACGACGGTAAAAAAGTACGACGAGAAGGGAATTACCGATGCGGCGAGGACCTTGGGGGGGCCCTTGTTCTTCATCGATGACGATACCATCAACAGGCAGGATGTAGCGTCAAGGTCCAAGGCGGCCGCGATAGGCCTTATCGGTGTCGCCGAACCGGCAGCTCTGGCCCTTGCGAAAAGGAAGGAACTGATCTTGGAGAGGAGAGCTTATGGAAATGTCACGGTCGCGATCGCAAGATGA